The Triticum dicoccoides isolate Atlit2015 ecotype Zavitan chromosome 6A, WEW_v2.0, whole genome shotgun sequence genome has a window encoding:
- the LOC119315190 gene encoding uncharacterized protein LOC119315190 — protein sequence MSSTSCLAPLAPRLPCGRVRLPPPSAAAERPSLRFKPRGAAPTKGWRPVHISCFRQDQDVSTTSGDGTGFKCNEQAEISGDPDLKEEDGGSPNTDDQNYVNGGWFVRAQKIKENLQETIFRFWNGRWAVPWTGQTIAQVMFLWIATFWLVGSWIVPFLAHAAGFSKETLTHRGQALYSLVTDITEGLAGIAILHQCLGRFRPLPPGWFEFKLKGRWHWDVALGCLLFPLVNLLSHINISLVHMSSGPVAGVSSVEQSIVARDPVAMALYAVVVTVCAPIWEEIVFRGFLLPSLTRYMPLPWSILLSAAAFALAHFNVQRVLPLIFLGVVMGGVFARSRNLLASMVLHSLWNGFVFLDLMN from the exons ATGTCGTCCACCTCCTGCCTAGCCCCTCTCGCTCCGCGGCTCCCCTGCGGTAGGGTTAGGCTCccacctccctccgccgccgccgagaggCCATCACTCAGATTTAAGCCTCGCGGGGCTGCCCCCACCAAG GGATGGAGGCCGGTTCACATCTCGTGCTTCAGGCAGGATCAGGACGTGTCAACAACATCTGGTGATGGCACCGGCTTCAAGTGCAATGAGCAGGCAGAGATCTCAGGGGACCCTGATCTGAAGGAGGAAGACGGTGGAAGCCCCAACACGGATGATCAGAATTATGTAAATGGAGGCTGGTTTGTTAGAGCGCAGAAG ATAAAGGAAAATCTACAGGAAACAATATTCAGATTTTGGAATGGGCGCTGGGCGGTACCTTGGACTGGACAAACAATTGCCCAG GTCATGTTTTTGTGGATTGCGACATTTTGGCTTGTGGGTTCCTGGATAGTGCCATTCTTGGCTCATGCTGCTGGCTTTAGCAAGGAAACATTGACGCACAGAGGACAAGCATTATATAGCCTTGTGACGGACATAACTGAAGGCCTTGCTGGGATTGCTATCCTTCACCAGTGCCTTGGTAGATTCCGTCCCCTTCCCCCAGGCTGGTTTGAGTTCAAATTGAAGGGCAGATGGCATTGGGATGTAGCGTTGGGGTGCCTGTTATTCCCACTGGTGAATTTGCTTTCTCACATCAACATCAGCCTAGTTCATATGTCATCAGGGCCAGTCGCCGGGGTATCCAGTGTAGAGCAATCCATTGTGGCCCGTGACCCGGTGGCAATGGCCTTGTATGCAGTGGTAGTCACTGTATGTGCACCCATATGGGAAGAGATTGTATTCCGTGGTTTCCTTCTCCCATCTCTAACGCGATACATGCCTCTCCCATGGTCGATCCTGCTAAGTGCCGCAGCGTTTGCGCTAGCGCACTTCAACGTGCAAAGGGTGTTGCCGTTGATATTTCTCGGGGTTGTGATGGGAGGCGTCTTTGCCAGATCACGCAACCTATTGGCATCGATGGTGCTTCATAGCCTTTGGAACGGTTTTGTATTCCTGGATTTGATGAATTGA